Within the Aspergillus luchuensis IFO 4308 DNA, chromosome 5, nearly complete sequence genome, the region TATCATATCGCCATAATAGCCGATGATGTTATCCAAGGGGAGGCGGCTTCACTGATGGCTTAACGATTTCTTATGCCTTCCCTACTTATGCCTACTCAATGAAGGCAAATAAAGCCGTATGCACACTATGTCGATCGTTGTTGGGGGCCCCATATatccttctgcttcaggGATTCGAGGAGTTGGTCCACCCCCTGTTGGTTCTTGCTCGGGATGGAGGCATCCCCAGCCACCCTAGCGGGACCTGGGTCATTCAGAATCTCGACACGTCGCGTTGAGTTGCGAACAACTTCCAATATCGTTCCTCCCCCAATATCCTTATCTTCCACGCATTTTAGCATGGCGGATGCGACTTCTTCGGGCGTTGCCCATccgtccttctcctcgtcgaTAAGCATCATTTTTTCCTGATTCTCGACCCACAGTGGGGTACGTATAAGACCGGGGGCCACTGCATTGACGCGAACGCCGATTGCCTGCTCGAGGGGGGCCAAACACCGCACGAAGCCGGTAATGGCGCTCTTCGAAGCGCCATACATGGGACACACAACGTTTGGCAGTTGACCTGCCACGGAGGAGATGTGAATAACGCGGCGGGGATTCTGCGCAGAGACAGGAGCTACGTTGGGGCTTGTGGGATGCAGCCAATGCGACAAGGCCAATTGGGTAGTTCGGATGGGATGCGTGACGTTGATGTCCAGGAGCGCGTATCGGTCGCTGTCCTCTTTATCTTTGCTCATGGCGGAGCCGGGTGGCTGCCAGAAATTCGACCACGGGGGCTCGTAGACACCCGCACCAGGACAGAGAATATGAAACTCTTCAAACAAGGACAAGGTCAAGTCGAACATGCGTTTCAAGTCGGCCCAAGAGGTGACGTCTGTGCGAATGAAAACTGCTCGCGGGGAGGAGTCGGCGGCCTCATACTTGGCGATGAGTTGCTCTGCTTCCGGTCGCAAAGCGATGTCGGCTACCACAACATTGCAATTTCTGGATAGCAGAAGGGATGCGAATGATAGATTGATCCCTATCACCTTCAGAGGAGTGTTCCaacaaaaggaagaagggaaaactAACCCGAGCCAGCGCCCGTGACAATGGCCgtcttcccttccaccgAGAAGGGTACGACATCTTCCGCGGAGGCTGTCATTGTTGTGATTACAGCTGTAACAGCGCAGAATTCCCCGAGTTGCTTGACTACCTCTCAGATTCAGTCGAAGCCGGGGACTAAATAGCTGCTTTCCTCTGAGTGCCCATGGGAGCGGGGAGGGGGTGCCGTGTGTGATGCGAGATACGTTGCCAGCGTGCGGGGAACGAGCAAATCATAACATGCTGGAGAATATCGGGCTTGATCCGACCATCTCGGACCCGTTTCCGCGGTTAATTCAAGTAGTTGAGTCGCTGTGAAgttgtgaggaagaagcagatagGGACCCATTGGGTGGACCAGTTCAAGGAACCGTGGATGCAGGAGTATCCGACCGGTCGCGATCCACCGATCTGTCAGGCAGTGATTTCATGACAGCTGGGTGAGAAGCTTGATGGCCTTAGAATGCAGACGATCGGCCATTATGAGGTCTGGATCAGGGGAATGGATGAATTGAATGAGTGAATGTTGGGGATTGCATtggaagaacaagaggatgaagaagcagttTGAGTCTTGGCAAGGGGGCAGTGCTGTTGCTTAAACAGAGACTCAGCCACACTCCCCAGTCATGCTTTTTTCCACCCCTTCATAAAGCGAGGGAGACATCCCCATTTTGTATCTGGAAGTAGATTTCCCTCATCTTGGACATATGAAATTATACTCAGAAAGACCCGGGGTGGGCCAATGCACGTCAATGTGATCATCTCATGTAATAAGTAAGTAGCAAGTAAATACTCAAAATGCTGATATGTGCCTGTGGAGATTCACGGATCCAGTCCCAAACTCCTTCCCAatgatcatcattatcatcatgtACTCATTGACCCAAGATAGCAGACCACGAAGaagaccaaaaaaaaaaaagaaaaaatactGGCATGAGACTCCCAACGCCTGACTGATCGCCCATCTTTACTGGGTATGCCGCATGTGTATCTCCGTCGTGCGATCCGCCGCCAACACTCGATACACGCGCAGCAGGTCCTCCATTGACGCTTGCGTGTCTGGATGTGTTTTCCCTAGCACCTTCTCCCGGCCACGAACGGCTTGCTCCATGAGCGTCTCGGCTTCATCCCATCGGCCTTGGGACTGGTAGATGGCCCCCAAGTTGGCCATGGTCGTCAGCGTGTGCGGATGGAGTGCTCCGAGATACTTCTGCATCAAACGCAGCGCCTGCGCGGTCAACGCTTCGGCGCTACCCGTCTTTCCTTGACCCTGATACGTCAAGGCGAGATCTGCCATGGCAGTCAAGGTTAATGGATTCTGCTCACCCAGGCGTGCCTTCATCACAGCCACCGCTCGTGCCCCAAGACTGGCGGCCTCGTCCATCCGTTCCTGGCCCCGGTAGGTGGACGCCAAGTTGATCATCGACATCAGCGTCTGCGGATGCTGCTCGCCTAGATTGATCTTGCTTATCTCTACGACTTGCGTCTCCAGGTGTtctgcctcctccaaccGCCCCTGGTCCCGGTACATCGTTGCAAGGTTTGCCATGGATGTCAGCGTCAAGGGGTGCTGGGTCCCGAGCCGCTTGATACGGATGTCCATCACTTCCGACTCCAACTTCAacgcctcctccaacttaCCCTGCTCGCGATACGTGGCTGCTAGGTTGGACTTCCACATCAAGGTCGACCCATGGTGCTCACCCATCGCGCGTGAACATTGTTCCaccaccctcttctccaatcGTTCCGCATCATCATATCGCCCCATGTGAGTGTACGTGTTGGCCAGATTGCCCATGGACGTGAGGGTGGACTGGTCATCTTGGCCGAATCGTCGGGTCTTGATCTGCAGCAGACGAACTTCCAGTGCCTCAGATTGTCGCCAATACCCCTCCTTGCGATATGCGGTAGCCAAATTGGACATGGAAGCCATCGTGTGGGGGTGGTCCTCCCCCAAGACTTTGCGGCGCGCCTCGGTGACCTGGCGACCCAGATCGATCGCTTCCGCCCAACGGCCCTGACCACAATACCCGGAAACCAGGTTGTGGACGGcggccatggtgatggggtCGTTGGGACCTAGCTGCGCCCGTCGGGCGTCGACCACAATCGTTCCGACATCTACGGCAGAGTTCCACTGACCCCGTTCAAGGAAGGCCAGGACTAGCGCCCCGAATCTCTTCAGCGCGATACCGGAGTCACCCCTATTCTCACTACTGACCTGCTCCACCACCGTCTCTAGCTCGGCAGCTGCATCAGCATGTCCTTGCTTCCGATACCGTTTTGACAGCGCCCTGAACGCCTTCAGATACGAAGGGGGAAGCGAAACATCCATCGATGTACGGAGAGCGGACTTCCCGTGGATATCCCAAAACCTTGACAGAAGCTTCAATAACAATGCGTGGGGAAGCTGGGGACTATTTCTTCGATCGCCGGGTGGACGGGTGTAGAAAtgttgggaggaggaacttAAAACCGACAGGCTgcgattaattaataatccgAGGTGTGAGGAGATAACGGCCAACGATCGTGTtcaaagaggagaggggaagaggagagcgGTATTGGCAGTCGCGAAGACGCTCGGACAACAGACGCggatggaggaagggaagcgCATCAAGAGCCGCTCACGGGAACCGACAGATAGGGAGAGATTTTGCAGACAAGTTCAGGGAGATGACGGGATGACGACGAGCGGACAAGCAGATGCAGGATGGAGTGTCTCAAGTCAGAGCATGACCAGATCCATTTGCTGCCGCCAAGCCGCTAGGGTGTTGGAAAGGCTGGAGGATcccatcctctttctccgaGTCAGTTCTTTCGTGCGTgtcgggggggaggggggtgttgttgcGTTCCCATCACTTGCCCCGAGGTTTCCGGTTATCAGTCAGGCTCATTCCTTGATTGGTGGGCTTCTAAAGGGGCCCCGTTGGAAGCAGTGGACTGGCAATCAAAATCAGTGGAGATTGCACCAGTTGGACGCGATGGATGGGAACTGGGAAgggcttcttttcccttttcagCCCTGTCGGGCCAGAAATAGGAAAGTCACGGAAAATGACAGCCGCGATTACCATACCGTCTCGAACACCCCCCATACCGTCTCATACGGTATTGTTCCCGTCGGTTCAGCTTCAGGTTCTGTCTCTGATGCTGATCCGAATTCCACTCATCTCAgcctctccccttctctcctctctctgtgtctcttgtccttttctctctctttccttcttcctcttccgttCCACTGCCCACCGCTCTCACAGGGCCTCGCCATCTCTTCCC harbors:
- a CDS encoding uncharacterized protein (COG:Q;~EggNog:ENOG410PJSN;~InterPro:IPR036291,IPR002347,IPR020904;~PFAM:PF00106,PF13561;~go_function: GO:0016491 - oxidoreductase activity [Evidence IEA];~go_process: GO:0055114 - oxidation-reduction process [Evidence IEA]); the encoded protein is MTASAEDVVPFSVEGKTAIVTGAGSGINLSFASLLLSRNCNVVVADIALRPEAEQLIAKYEAADSSPRAVFIRTDVTSWADLKRMFDLTLSLFEEFHILCPGAGVYEPPWSNFWQPPGSAMSKDKEDSDRYALLDINVTHPIRTTQLALSHWLHPTSPNVAPVSAQNPRRVIHISSVAGQLPNVVCPMYGASKSAITGFVRCLAPLEQAIGVRVNAVAPGLIRTPLWVENQEKMMLIDEEKDGWATPEEVASAMLKCVEDKDIGGGTILEVVRNSTRRVEILNDPGPARVAGDASIPSKNQQGVDQLLESLKQKDIWGPQQRST
- a CDS encoding uncharacterized protein (COG:Z;~EggNog:ENOG410PJDD;~InterPro:IPR011990,IPR019734,IPR013026;~PFAM:PF13374,PF13176,PF13424,PF07721;~go_function: GO:0005515 - protein binding [Evidence IEA]); the encoded protein is MDVSLPPSYLKAFRALSKRYRKQGHADAAAELETVVEQVSSENRGDSGIALKRFGALVLAFLERGQWNSAVDVGTIVVDARRAQLGPNDPITMAAVHNLVSGYCGQGRWAEAIDLGRQVTEARRKVLGEDHPHTMASMSNLATAYRKEGYWRQSEALEVRLLQIKTRRFGQDDQSTLTSMGNLANTYTHMGRYDDAERLEKRVVEQCSRAMGEHHGSTLMWKSNLAATYREQGKLEEALKLESEVMDIRIKRLGTQHPLTLTSMANLATMYRDQGRLEEAEHLETQVVEISKINLGEQHPQTLMSMINLASTYRGQERMDEAASLGARAVAVMKARLGEQNPLTLTAMADLALTYQGQGKTGSAEALTAQALRLMQKYLGALHPHTLTTMANLGAIYQSQGRWDEAETLMEQAVRGREKVLGKTHPDTQASMEDLLRVYRVLAADRTTEIHMRHTQ
- a CDS encoding uncharacterized protein (TransMembrane:1 (i200-218o)); translation: MEEGKRIKSRSREPTDRERFCRQVQGDDGMTTSGQADAGWSVSSQSMTRSICCRQAARVLERLEDPILFLRVSSFVRVGGEGGVVAFPSLAPRFPVISQAHSLIGGLLKGPRWKQWTGNQNQWRLHQLDAMDGNWEGLLFPFQPCRARNRKVTENDSRDYHTVSNTPHTVSYGIVPVGSASGSVSDADPNSTHLSLSPSLLSLCLLSFSLSFLLPLPFHCPPLSQGLAISSLLCDIPPPLNPRHLLRHRRTGAMIVGV